From Natator depressus isolate rNatDep1 chromosome 7, rNatDep2.hap1, whole genome shotgun sequence, the proteins below share one genomic window:
- the HYAL1 gene encoding hyaluronidase-1 has product MVAAAFLLPWACMLSLAPVAQSTAGGGPVLWDRPFVTVWNAPSQECGTKYHVPLDLGVFDVVLNRDESFLGQEIALFYSNTLGLYPHYTPEGTAAHGGVPQNGSLQAHLGKARHDIQAAILEPGFRGLAVIDWESWRPVWARNWDAMELYKEKSQELVQEQHPDWPPDRVAEEAEEEFEQSARAFMEQTLALGKSLRPGGFWGFYGFPSCYNYDFEAANYTGECPAVEQQRNEQLSWLWNQSRALYPSIYLPKELRLTDQVDKFVRHRVAEAFRVQGQTGTGSLSVLPYTRIQYDFTEDFLSQEDLVHTIGESASQGASGVVLWGNEDYSHSRESCLALKEYVDRSLGHYIVNVSSSATLCSLTVCSSHGRCVRRAEYPDAFLHLSPSSFTVRRHRSWPHLRLQGQLAKQEQAKLVEEFSCQCYAGWAGTRCEREGNRE; this is encoded by the exons ATGGTGGCCGCCGCGTTCCTACTGCCCTGGGCGTGCATGCTGAGCCTGGCCCCGGTGGCTCAAAGCACGGCAGGTGGGGGCCCTGTTCTCTGGGACCGCCCCTTCGTCACGGTGTGGAACGCCCCGAGCCAGGAGTGCGGCACGAAATACCATGTGCCCCTTGACCTGGGGGTCTTCGATGTGGTGCTGAACCGCGACGAGTCCTTCCTGGGCCAGGAGATCGCCCTCTTCTACAGCAACACGCTGGGCCTCTATCCACACTACACCCCGGAGGGGACGGCGGCCCACGGGGGCGTCCCCCAGAACGGCAGCCTCCAGGCCCACCTCGGGAAGGCGCGGCATGACATCCAGGCGGCTATCTTGGAGCCAGGCTTCCGGGGCCTGGCGGTGATCGACTGGGAGAGCTGGCGCCCCGTGTGGGCTCGGAACTGGGATGCCATGGAGCTCTACAAGGAGAAGTCCCAGGAGCTGGTCCAGGAGCAGCACCCCGACTGGCCCCCAGACAGGGTGGCTGAGGAAGCTGAGGAGGAATTCGAGCAAAGCGCCCGGGCCTTCATGGAGCAGACCCTTGCGCTTGGCAAGAGCCTGCGGCCTGGGGGCTTCTGGGGTTTCTACGGCTTCCCCAGCTGCTATAACTATGATTTCGAAGCTGCCAACTACACAGGGGAGTGTCCCGCCGTGGAGCAGCAGCGGAATGAGCAGCTCAGCTGGCTCTGGAACCAAAGCCGGGCGCTCTACCCCAGCATCTACCTGCCCAAGGAGCTCCGGCTGACAGACCAGGTTGACAAGTTCGTCCGGCACCGTGTGGCCGAGGCATTTCGGGTGCAGGGGCAGACGGGGACCGGCAGCCTCTCAGTCCTACCTTACACCCGCATCCAGTACGACTTCACGGAGGACTTCCTCTCGCAG GAGGACTTGGTCCATACCATTGGGGAAAGTGCTTCTCAAGGTGCCTCAGGGGTTGTGCTGTGGGGCAACGAGGATTACAGTCACTCACGG GAATCCTGCCTGGCACTGAAGGAGTACGTGGACAGGAGCCTGGGCCACTACATCGTGAACGTGAGCAGCAGCGCCACACTGTGCAGTCTCACGGTGTGCTCCAGCCATGGGCGCTGCGTGCGGCGGGCTGAGTACCCCGATgccttcctgcacctcagccccTCCAGCTTCACCGTCCGGAGGCACCGCAGCTGGCCCCACCTCCGCCTGCAGGGACAGCTGGCAAAGCAGGAGCAAGCCAAGCTGGTGGAAGAATTCAGCTGCCAGTGCTACGCTGGCTGGGCAGGGACCCGGTGTGAACGTGAGGGCAACCGAGAGTGA
- the NAA80 gene encoding N-alpha-acetyltransferase 80, whose amino-acid sequence MGSVSELLTAVPLHQRPDLVEVCAELINEEWKKSKTSRMYSLQKSTDNFPMCLVLIRTQRATEAAEEGKMAKTQLLGHARLSRVVSQPESLFVETVVVSRALRGQGYGRKLMEATESYAKSRGFRHLHLTTHDKQHFYAHLGYTASEPVQSMGFMSSVVPIEFLQMFSSPPPHTRAPAWGPGKPSPTASHLNSRTSGANPPPLLSSTPPAHCTATVCPPPPLPPLPPSLSPPICSLNSSQSAIPPPLPLPPSPPHASPFHCRIAAAGLPPPPPLPPPAAHVSSAHLLPPPPGPPPCHLPLLGQPVFPGPIASSLPGEDPYGQTLLETPYRDLRGLPIFWMKKDI is encoded by the coding sequence ATGGGCTCGGTTTCGGAGCTGCTCACGGCAGTTCCCCTTCACCAGAGGCCGGATCTGGTGGAGGTCTGCGCTGAGCTCATCAACGAAGAGTGGAAGAAAAGCAAGACCTCTCGCATGTACTCACTCCAGAAGTCCACAGACAACTTCCCCATGTGTCTGGTGCTGATTAGAACCCAGAGGGCCACAGAGGCTGCCGAGGAAGGGAAGATGGCAAAGACCCAGCTCCTTGGGCACGCCAGGTTATCCCGCGTTGTCAGCCAGCCCGAGAGCTTGTTTGTGGAAACGGTTGTGGTCTCCAGGGCACTGCGGGGCCAGGGGTACGGCCGGAAGCTGATGGAAGCCACCGAGAGCTACGCCAAGTCCCGTGGCTTCAGGCACCTGCATCTCACCACACATGACAAGCAGCACTTCTATGCCCACTTGGGCTACACTGCATCTGAGCCGGTGCAGAGCATGGGGTTCATGAGCTCTGTGGTCCCCATAGAGTTCTTGCAGATGttctccagcccccctcctcacACTAGAGCACCTGCTTGGGGACCGGGAAAGCCCAGTCCCACCGCCTCCCATCTTAACAGCAGAACTTCAGGAGCCAACCCGCCTCCACTACTGTCCtccacaccccctgctcactgCACCGCCACTGTGTGcccaccaccacctctgccaCCGTTGCCGCCATCTCTGTCTCCACCGATCTGCTCTTTAAACTCCTCACAATCTGCcattccccctccactccccttgCCACCTTCACCTCCCCATGCTTCCCCTTTCCATTGCAGGATCGCTGCTGCGGGGCTGCCTCCACCTCCCCCTTTACCTCCACCAGCTGCCCATGTAAGCTCTGCAcaccttctgccccctccccctggtcCTCCACCATGCCACCTCCCTCTGCTAGGCCAACCAGTTTTTCCTGGCCCCATCGCCTCCAGTTTACCAGGGGAGGATCCCTATGGTCAGACCCTGCTGGAGACACCGTACCGCGACCTCAGAGGGCTCCCCATCTTCTGGATGAAGAAGGACATTTGA